The following are encoded together in the Bradyrhizobium genosp. L genome:
- a CDS encoding cytochrome b, translated as MIRNTAANWGSLARAFHWVLGIAIIGMLAYGWWMNHFPARADRYFYRSIHADIGYLVLLLTVLRLVWRGVNPTPELPADIPTWQRIAARVSHIALYLVTILVALLGWAHSGSRTPDYSSFFGLFHVPQITSPDKAAADAFEHRHIFFAYVLMALVALHLLAVAYHHFVRRDRVAARMVGAGQADGAS; from the coding sequence ATGATCCGCAATACCGCTGCGAACTGGGGCTCGCTCGCCCGCGCGTTCCATTGGGTGCTCGGCATCGCCATCATCGGCATGCTGGCCTATGGCTGGTGGATGAACCATTTCCCGGCGCGGGCGGACCGCTACTTCTACCGCTCGATCCACGCCGATATCGGCTATCTGGTGCTGCTCCTGACCGTGCTCCGGCTGGTCTGGCGCGGCGTCAATCCGACGCCGGAACTGCCGGCCGATATCCCCACCTGGCAGCGCATCGCCGCGCGTGTCAGCCACATCGCGCTCTATCTCGTCACCATCCTGGTGGCGCTGTTGGGCTGGGCTCATTCCGGTTCCCGCACGCCCGACTATTCCAGCTTCTTCGGCCTGTTCCACGTGCCGCAGATCACCTCGCCCGACAAGGCGGCGGCGGATGCCTTCGAGCACCGCCATATCTTCTTCGCCTATGTGCTGATGGCGCTGGTCGCGCTGCATCTGCTCGCGGTCGCCTACCATCACTTCGTCAGACGCGACCGCGTCGCGGCGCGAATGGTCGGCGCCGGGCAGGCGGACGGCGCGAGCTGA
- the murI gene encoding glutamate racemase gives MAGPPTILVFDSGLGGLTVLREIVRARPDAHYVYVADDAFFPYGHHTEEEIIARVVPLVGDLIAAHAPDLVVIACNTASTLVMSHLRDAYSLPFVGTVPAIKPACASSKTRRVSVLGTKGTVKREYTRKLISDFAQGCEVTLVGSGELASLAEAALSGQTVRDADIAAELAPCFIGHGADDPARTDTVVLACTHYPLLLERLTRLAPWPVDWIDPAPAIARRVADLLGPVGGESDTAGAEMIFTSKRPHELTAALTPFFGGRVPA, from the coding sequence GTGGCAGGCCCCCCAACCATCCTCGTCTTCGATTCCGGCCTCGGCGGCCTGACGGTGCTGCGCGAGATCGTTCGCGCCCGGCCGGACGCGCATTATGTCTATGTCGCCGACGACGCCTTCTTTCCCTACGGCCACCATACCGAGGAGGAGATCATCGCCCGCGTCGTGCCGCTGGTCGGCGATTTGATCGCGGCGCATGCGCCCGACCTCGTCGTGATCGCCTGCAATACCGCTTCCACGCTGGTGATGTCGCACCTGCGCGATGCCTATTCCCTGCCCTTTGTCGGCACCGTGCCGGCGATCAAGCCGGCCTGCGCCTCATCGAAGACGCGGCGCGTCTCGGTGCTCGGCACCAAGGGGACCGTGAAGCGGGAATACACCCGCAAGCTGATCTCGGATTTCGCGCAAGGTTGCGAGGTGACCTTGGTCGGCTCCGGCGAGCTCGCCTCGCTCGCGGAAGCCGCGCTCAGCGGGCAGACCGTGCGCGACGCTGACATCGCCGCCGAGCTCGCGCCCTGCTTCATCGGCCACGGTGCCGATGATCCCGCCCGCACCGACACCGTCGTGCTCGCCTGCACGCATTATCCGCTGCTTCTGGAACGGCTGACGAGGCTCGCACCCTGGCCGGTCGACTGGATCGACCCGGCGCCCGCGATCGCCCGCCGCGTCGCCGACCTGCTCGGCCCGGTTGGCGGCGAGAGCGACACGGCCGGCGCCGAGATGATCTTCACCTCGAAGCGCCCGCACGAGCTGACCGCGGCGCTGACGCCGTTTTTCGGCGGCCGCGTCCCCGCCTGA